The following proteins are co-located in the Meriones unguiculatus strain TT.TT164.6M chromosome 4, Bangor_MerUng_6.1, whole genome shotgun sequence genome:
- the Letm2 gene encoding LETM1 domain-containing protein LETM2, mitochondrial isoform X3, with product MKNYGSRKYSYPSLPGNKVHPLRTRLTQKLHTSTRWLQPQLEKTPEKPKVTSPEPTKEAETEITEEKRSLRQKIMDELKYYYRGFYLLWIDTKVAARIVWRLLHGQVLSRRERRRLLRTCADVFRLVPFVVFIIVPFMEFLIPVFLKFFPDMLPSTFESESKKEEKQKKKMAAKLEIAKFLQETMKEMAKRNRAKLGDASSKLSSYVKQLQTGHKPSTKEIVGFSKLFEDQLALEQLDRPQLVALCKLLELQAFGTNNLLRFQLLMTLKSIKADDEIIAKEGVKALMVSELQSACRARGMRSLGLTEEQLRQQLTEWLDLHLKENVPPSLLLLSRTFYLIDVKPKPIELPPSIEAPKAKLLMMSSSPPESKENIEDPAPQLKETKDEEFTQVPPAPPSAKTPPATVSKEAPGDRDYSQAGDHRHVAISLAKKVKGDA from the exons ATGAAAAACTATGGAAGCAGGAAGTACTCCTATCCCAGTCTgccaggcaacaaagtccatccTTTACGAACTAGACTAACACAAAAACTGCACACATCAACTCGCTGGCTACAACCTCAGCTGGAGAAAACCCCAGAAAAGCCCAAAGTGACAAGCCCTGAGCCTAccaaagaagcagagacagagattaCAGAAGAAAAGCGGTCATTGAGACAAAAAATCATGGATGAACTTAAATACTATTACAGAGGATTCTATTTACTTTGGATTGACACCAAAGTTGCTGCCAGAATAGTTTGGAGGCTGCTGCATGGACAGGTGCTAAGCAGAAGAGAGAGGCGACGG CTGTTGAGAACTTGTGCTGATGTCTTCCGCTTGGTCCCATTTGTGGTGTTCATAATTGTACCTTTTATGGAATTCTTGATACCAGTGTTCCTGAAGTTCTTCCCAGACATGTTGCCATCAACTTTTGAAAGTGAATCGAAAAAG gaagaaaaacagaagaagaagatggccGCCAAACTGGAAATAGCAAAATTCCTTcaagaaacaatgaaagaaatggCAAAGAGGAACCGAGCCAAGCTGGGAGATGCCTCTTCGAAGCTTTCCTCCTATGTAAAACAG CTCCAAACAGGCCACAAGCCCAGCACTAAGGAGATAGTTGGCTTCTCCAAACTCTTCGAGGACCAGCTAGCACTGGAACAGTTAGATCGGCCCCAGCTGGTTGCCCTGTGCAAGCTGCTAGAATTGCAGGCCTTTGGAACAAACAACTTGCTCCGATTCCAGCTCCTGATGACACTGAAGTCTATAAAAGCAGACGATGAA ATAATTGCCAAGGAAGGGGTGAAGGCTTTGATGGTGTCAGAGCTCCAGTCTGCATGCCGGGCCCGGGGGATGAGGTCCCTGGGTCTCACAGAGGAACAACTGCGGCAGCAGCTCACAGAG TGGCTGGACCTCCACTTGAAGGAGAatgtccctccttctcttctgctcCTGTCACGTACCTTCTACCTGATAGATGTGAAGCCAAAGCCTATTGAACTACCGCCTAGTATAGAG GCTCCAAAGGCAAAGCTTCTCATGATGTCATCTAGTCCCCCTGAGTCAAAGGAGAATATTGAGGATCCGGCCCCTCAACTAAAGGAAACTAAG GATGAAGAATTTACACAAGTGCCCCCAGCACCACCATCAGCCAAAACACCACCAGCAACTGTTTCCAAAGAAGCA CCTGGGGACAGGGATTACAGTCAGGCGGGGGACCACAGGCATGTGGCCATTAGCTTGGCCAAGAAGGTAAAAGGGGATGCCTGA
- the Letm2 gene encoding LETM1 domain-containing protein LETM2, mitochondrial isoform X1, whose product MKQKINMAFYSYNSFLAIFWTRLPTHFVYPSCSHSPSLAFLHLPDSHLRTTCMKNYGSRKYSYPSLPGNKVHPLRTRLTQKLHTSTRWLQPQLEKTPEKPKVTSPEPTKEAETEITEEKRSLRQKIMDELKYYYRGFYLLWIDTKVAARIVWRLLHGQVLSRRERRRLLRTCADVFRLVPFVVFIIVPFMEFLIPVFLKFFPDMLPSTFESESKKEEKQKKKMAAKLEIAKFLQETMKEMAKRNRAKLGDASSKLSSYVKQLQTGHKPSTKEIVGFSKLFEDQLALEQLDRPQLVALCKLLELQAFGTNNLLRFQLLMTLKSIKADDEIIAKEGVKALMVSELQSACRARGMRSLGLTEEQLRQQLTEWLDLHLKENVPPSLLLLSRTFYLIDVKPKPIELPPSIEAPKAKLLMMSSSPPESKENIEDPAPQLKETKDEEFTQVPPAPPSAKTPPATVSKEAPGDRDYSQAGDHRHVAISLAKKVKGDA is encoded by the exons ATTGCCTACCCATTTTGTCTATCCTTCCTGCTCTCATTCCCCATCACTTGCATTTCTCCACTTGCCAGATTCTCATTTACGTACAACCTGTATGAAAAACTATGGAAGCAGGAAGTACTCCTATCCCAGTCTgccaggcaacaaagtccatccTTTACGAACTAGACTAACACAAAAACTGCACACATCAACTCGCTGGCTACAACCTCAGCTGGAGAAAACCCCAGAAAAGCCCAAAGTGACAAGCCCTGAGCCTAccaaagaagcagagacagagattaCAGAAGAAAAGCGGTCATTGAGACAAAAAATCATGGATGAACTTAAATACTATTACAGAGGATTCTATTTACTTTGGATTGACACCAAAGTTGCTGCCAGAATAGTTTGGAGGCTGCTGCATGGACAGGTGCTAAGCAGAAGAGAGAGGCGACGG CTGTTGAGAACTTGTGCTGATGTCTTCCGCTTGGTCCCATTTGTGGTGTTCATAATTGTACCTTTTATGGAATTCTTGATACCAGTGTTCCTGAAGTTCTTCCCAGACATGTTGCCATCAACTTTTGAAAGTGAATCGAAAAAG gaagaaaaacagaagaagaagatggccGCCAAACTGGAAATAGCAAAATTCCTTcaagaaacaatgaaagaaatggCAAAGAGGAACCGAGCCAAGCTGGGAGATGCCTCTTCGAAGCTTTCCTCCTATGTAAAACAG CTCCAAACAGGCCACAAGCCCAGCACTAAGGAGATAGTTGGCTTCTCCAAACTCTTCGAGGACCAGCTAGCACTGGAACAGTTAGATCGGCCCCAGCTGGTTGCCCTGTGCAAGCTGCTAGAATTGCAGGCCTTTGGAACAAACAACTTGCTCCGATTCCAGCTCCTGATGACACTGAAGTCTATAAAAGCAGACGATGAA ATAATTGCCAAGGAAGGGGTGAAGGCTTTGATGGTGTCAGAGCTCCAGTCTGCATGCCGGGCCCGGGGGATGAGGTCCCTGGGTCTCACAGAGGAACAACTGCGGCAGCAGCTCACAGAG TGGCTGGACCTCCACTTGAAGGAGAatgtccctccttctcttctgctcCTGTCACGTACCTTCTACCTGATAGATGTGAAGCCAAAGCCTATTGAACTACCGCCTAGTATAGAG GCTCCAAAGGCAAAGCTTCTCATGATGTCATCTAGTCCCCCTGAGTCAAAGGAGAATATTGAGGATCCGGCCCCTCAACTAAAGGAAACTAAG GATGAAGAATTTACACAAGTGCCCCCAGCACCACCATCAGCCAAAACACCACCAGCAACTGTTTCCAAAGAAGCA CCTGGGGACAGGGATTACAGTCAGGCGGGGGACCACAGGCATGTGGCCATTAGCTTGGCCAAGAAGGTAAAAGGGGATGCCTGA
- the Letm2 gene encoding LETM1 domain-containing protein LETM2, mitochondrial isoform X2, whose translation MKQKINMAFYSYNSFLAIFWTRLPTHFVYPSCSHSPSLAFLHLPDSHLRTTCMKNYGSRKYSYPSLPGNKVHPLRTRLTQKLHTSTRWLQPQLEKTPEKPKVTSPEPTKEAETEITEEKRSLRQKIMDELKYYYRGFYLLWIDTKVAARIVWRLLHGQVLSRRERRRLLRTCADVFRLVPFVVFIIVPFMEFLIPVFLKFFPDMLPSTFESESKKEEKQKKKMAAKLEIAKFLQETMKEMAKRNRAKLGDASSKLSSYVKQLQTGHKPSTKEIVGFSKLFEDQLALEQLDRPQLVALCKLLELQAFGTNNLLRFQLLMTLKSIKADDEIIAKEGVKALMVSELQSACRARGMRSLGLTEEQLRQQLTEWLDLHLKENVPPSLLLLSRTFYLIDVKPKPIELPPSIEAPKAKLLMMSSSPPESKENIEDPAPQLKETKDEEFTQVPPAPPSAKTPPATVSKEAILQAKSQKTSKNSKANSKGA comes from the exons ATTGCCTACCCATTTTGTCTATCCTTCCTGCTCTCATTCCCCATCACTTGCATTTCTCCACTTGCCAGATTCTCATTTACGTACAACCTGTATGAAAAACTATGGAAGCAGGAAGTACTCCTATCCCAGTCTgccaggcaacaaagtccatccTTTACGAACTAGACTAACACAAAAACTGCACACATCAACTCGCTGGCTACAACCTCAGCTGGAGAAAACCCCAGAAAAGCCCAAAGTGACAAGCCCTGAGCCTAccaaagaagcagagacagagattaCAGAAGAAAAGCGGTCATTGAGACAAAAAATCATGGATGAACTTAAATACTATTACAGAGGATTCTATTTACTTTGGATTGACACCAAAGTTGCTGCCAGAATAGTTTGGAGGCTGCTGCATGGACAGGTGCTAAGCAGAAGAGAGAGGCGACGG CTGTTGAGAACTTGTGCTGATGTCTTCCGCTTGGTCCCATTTGTGGTGTTCATAATTGTACCTTTTATGGAATTCTTGATACCAGTGTTCCTGAAGTTCTTCCCAGACATGTTGCCATCAACTTTTGAAAGTGAATCGAAAAAG gaagaaaaacagaagaagaagatggccGCCAAACTGGAAATAGCAAAATTCCTTcaagaaacaatgaaagaaatggCAAAGAGGAACCGAGCCAAGCTGGGAGATGCCTCTTCGAAGCTTTCCTCCTATGTAAAACAG CTCCAAACAGGCCACAAGCCCAGCACTAAGGAGATAGTTGGCTTCTCCAAACTCTTCGAGGACCAGCTAGCACTGGAACAGTTAGATCGGCCCCAGCTGGTTGCCCTGTGCAAGCTGCTAGAATTGCAGGCCTTTGGAACAAACAACTTGCTCCGATTCCAGCTCCTGATGACACTGAAGTCTATAAAAGCAGACGATGAA ATAATTGCCAAGGAAGGGGTGAAGGCTTTGATGGTGTCAGAGCTCCAGTCTGCATGCCGGGCCCGGGGGATGAGGTCCCTGGGTCTCACAGAGGAACAACTGCGGCAGCAGCTCACAGAG TGGCTGGACCTCCACTTGAAGGAGAatgtccctccttctcttctgctcCTGTCACGTACCTTCTACCTGATAGATGTGAAGCCAAAGCCTATTGAACTACCGCCTAGTATAGAG GCTCCAAAGGCAAAGCTTCTCATGATGTCATCTAGTCCCCCTGAGTCAAAGGAGAATATTGAGGATCCGGCCCCTCAACTAAAGGAAACTAAG GATGAAGAATTTACACAAGTGCCCCCAGCACCACCATCAGCCAAAACACCACCAGCAACTGTTTCCAAAGAAGCA ATCCTCCAGGCCAAGTCCCAGAAGACCTCAAAGAACAGCAAGGCGAATTCAAAAGGAGCCTAA